A genomic stretch from Microtus pennsylvanicus isolate mMicPen1 chromosome 9, mMicPen1.hap1, whole genome shotgun sequence includes:
- the Golga2 gene encoding golgin subfamily A member 2 isoform X4: MWPPRFPPPHPGMSEETRQSKLAAAKKKLREYQQKNSPGVPAGAKKKKKIKNGSSPEKTTASDCQSPEDIQDILKVLVSDLNRSNGVSLPPLDKRKAPTDCAAPAPPTADDDTMFLGVVPSPDADLTSMASPQSHDAGNCSNLMEETKTFSSTESLRQLSQQLNGLVSETTSYINGEGLVSSNMKELEKQQNQDTLDQLEKEKKDYQQKLAKEQGALREQLQVHIQTIGILVSEKAELQTALAHTQQAARQKAGESEDLASRLQSSRQRVGELERTLSTVSTQQKQADRYNKDLTKERDALKLELYKNNKNNEDLRQQNSELEEKLRILVAEKTAAQLGVEELQKKLEMSELLLQQFSSQSEASDSNQQLQHVMEERAQLETHVGQLMESLKQLQMERDQYAETLKGESAMWQQRVQQMAEQVHTLKEEKEHRESQVQELEASLAELRSQTEEPPPPQPPAGPSEVEERLQGEVEQLQNELEKLTGQLRAQVQDNESLSLLNREQEERLLELERAAERWSEQAEERKQILESMQSDRTTISRALSQNRELKEQLAELQNGFVRLTNENMEITSALQSEQHVKKELAKKLGELQERLGELKETVELKSQEAQGLQEQRDQCLSHLQQYAAAYQQHLAAYEQLTSEKEALHKQLLLQTQLMDQLQHEEVQGKMAAEIARQELQKTQERLEATSQENQQLQAQLSLLALPGEGDVEEEEEAPRPSLTIPEDLDSKEAMVAFFNTAIASAEETQAQLRMQLKEQKARCRSLAHLAAPVQSKLEKEAVVPRSVSDSVSEESNQALHVAMEKLQSRFLEVMQEKVELKERVEELEHCCIQLSGETDTIGEYIALYQNQRAVLKARHLEKEEYINRLAQDKEEMKVKLLELQELVLRLVNERNDWQSKFLAVSQNPADVPTTVPTGSQEFGAAAAEQQGDLREVSLADSVETTQGDAGAPAPPENHTAQQIMQLLREIQNPQERPGLGSNPCIPFFYRADENDEVKIMVV; encoded by the exons GCCCCCACAGACTGTGCTGCTCCTGCACCGCCAACTGCTGATGATGACACTATGTTTCTTGGTGTTGTCCCTTCCCCTGATGCTGACCTCACTAGCATGGCATCACCTCAG AGCCACGACGCTGGCAATTGTTCTAACCTCATGGAGGAGACCAA GACTTTCTCATCAACTGAGAGTCTGCGACAACTTTCTCAACAGCTCAATGGGCTTGTGTCTGAG ACTACATCCTACATCAATGGGGAGGGCCTCGTGTCTTCCAACATGAAGGAACTGGAG aaacaacagaacCAAGATACTCTGGATCAACTGGAAAAA GAGAAGAAGGATTATCAGCAGAAGTTGGCAAAGGAGCAGGGAGCTCTCAGGGAACAACTGCAG GTTCACATTCAGACCATAGGCATCCTGGTGTCTGAGAAGGCAGAATTACAGACCGCCCTGGCCCACACGCAGCAAGCAGCCAGGCAGAAAGCAG GAGAGTCAGAGGATCTCGCCAGCCGTCTCCAGTCTTCCCGACAGCGTGTGGGAGAGCTAGAGCGGACCTTGTCTACTGTGTCAACGcaacagaaacaagcagacaGG TACAACAAGGACCTAACCAAAGAGCGAGATGCCCTCAAGCTGGAGTTGTATAAGAACAA CAAAAATAACGAAGATCTGAGGCAGCAGAACTCAGAACTGGAAGAGAAACTTAGAATCTTGGTGGCGGAAAAAACAGCTGCACAGTTGGGGGTGGAGGAGCTGCAGAAGAAGCTGGAAATGTCGGAGCTGCTGCTGCAACAG TTCTCTAGCCAGTCTGAGGCCTCCGATAGTAACCAGCAGCTACAACATGTCATGGAGGAGCGGGCTCAGCTAGAGACCCACGTAGGCCAG CTGATGGAGTCGCTGAAACAGCTCCAGATGGAGAGAGACCAGTATGCAGAGACCCTGAAAGGAGAGAGTGCCATGTGGCAGCAGAGGGTGCAGCAGATGGCAGAGCAG GTGCACAcactgaaggaagagaaggaacacagagaaagtCAGGTacaggagctggaggccagcttggCGGAACTCAGGAGTCAGACGG AGGAGCCACCACCCCCACAGCCTCCAGCTGGGCCCTCCGAGGTGGAAGAGCGGCTGCAGGGAGAGGTTGAGCAGCTGCAGAACGAACTGGAGAAGCTGACGGGACAACTGAGGGCCCAGGTACAGGACAATGAGAGCCTGAGCCTCCTGAACCGGGAGCAGGAGGAGCGGCTGCTGGAGCTGGAGCGGGCTGCAGAGCGCTGGAGTGAGCAGGCGGAGGAGCGCAAGCAGATCCTGGAGAGCATGCAGAGTGACCGCACCACCATCAGCAGAGCGCTGTCACAGAACCGCGAGCTAAAGGAGCAGTTGGCTGAGCTGCAGAACGGCTTTGTCAGGCTG ACCAATGAGAACATGGAGATTACCAGTGCGCTGCAGTCAGAGCAGCACGTCAAGAAAGAGCTGGCCAAGAAGTTGGGCGAGCTGCAGGAGAGGCTGGGAGAGCTAAAAGAGACA GTGGAGCTGAAGAGCCAAGAAGCACAGGGTCTGCAGGAGCAGCGAGACCAGTGTCTGTCCCACCTGCAGCAGTACGCTGCCGCCTACCAACAGCACTTGGCTGCCTATGAGCAGCTTACCTCCGAGAAGGAGGCACTGCACAAGCAGCTTCTACTGCAGACACAGCTCATGGACCAGTTGCAGCATGAGGAGGTACAGGGCAAGATGGCCGCTGAAATTGCCCGCCAGGAGTTGCAAAAGACCCAG GAGCGCCTGGAAGCCACCAGCCAGGAGAACCAGCAGCTCCAGGCCCAGCTGAGCCTCTTGGCTCTCCCTGGGGAAG GagatgtggaggaggaggaggaggctcctCGGCCTAGTCTGACTATCCCAGAAGACCTAGACAGTAAAGAGGCCATG GTGGCGTTCTTTAACACAGCTATAGCCAGTGCTGAGGAGACGCAGGCCCAACTACGCATGCAGTTGAAAGAGCAAAAGGCACGTTGCCGGAGCTTGGCTCACCTGGCAGCTCCAGTCCAAAGTAAGCTCGAAAAGGAGGCAGTGGTTCCCAGGAGTGTGAGTGACTCTGTGTCTGAGGAGAGCAACCAGGCCCTACATGTAGCCATGGAGAAGCTGCAG AGTCGCTTCTTGGAGGTCATGCAGGAGAAAGTAGAGCTCAAGGAGAGGGTAGAGGAACTTGAACATTGCTGCATCCAGCTTTCTGGAGAGACGGACACCATTG GAGAGTACATTGCTCTCTACCAAAACCAGAGGGCAGTGCTAAAGGCTCGGCACTTGGAGAAGGAGGAATACATTAACAGGCTAGCCCAGGACAAGGAGGAGATGAAG GTAAAGCTGCTAGAGTTACAGGAGCTGGTGTTGAGGCTTGTGAACGAGCGCAATGATTGGCAGAGCAAATTTCTGGCAGTCTCTCAGAACCCTGCTGATGTGCCCACCACAGTGCCCACGGGCTCCCAGGAAtttggagctgctgctgctgagcagCAGGGTG ACCTTAGGGAGGTGAGCCTGGCTGACAGTGTAGAGACTACACAAGGAGATGCTGGGGCGCCTGCTCCCCCTGAGAACCATACTGCACAGCAGATCATGCAGCTGCTGCGTGAGATCCAGAATCCCCAGGAGCGTCCAGGCCTGGGCAGCAACCCTTGCATCCCCTTTTTCTACCGTGCTGATGAGAATGACGAAGTGAAAATCATGGTTGTCTAA
- the Golga2 gene encoding golgin subfamily A member 2 isoform X3 — protein MWPPRFPPPHPGMSEETRQSKLAAAKKKLREYQQKNSPGVPAGAKKKKKIKNGSSPEKTTASDCQSPEDIQDILKVLVSDLNRSNGVSLPPLDKRKSHDAGNCSNLMEETKTFSSTESLRQLSQQLNGLVSETTSYINGEGLVSSNMKELESRYQELAGALDSSYVTNKQLSSTIEELKQQNQDTLDQLEKEKKDYQQKLAKEQGALREQLQVHIQTIGILVSEKAELQTALAHTQQAARQKAGESEDLASRLQSSRQRVGELERTLSTVSTQQKQADRYNKDLTKERDALKLELYKNNKNNEDLRQQNSELEEKLRILVAEKTAAQLGVEELQKKLEMSELLLQQFSSQSEASDSNQQLQHVMEERAQLETHVGQLMESLKQLQMERDQYAETLKGESAMWQQRVQQMAEQVHTLKEEKEHRESQVQELEASLAELRSQTEEPPPPQPPAGPSEVEERLQGEVEQLQNELEKLTGQLRAQVQDNESLSLLNREQEERLLELERAAERWSEQAEERKQILESMQSDRTTISRALSQNRELKEQLAELQNGFVRLTNENMEITSALQSEQHVKKELAKKLGELQERLGELKETVELKSQEAQGLQEQRDQCLSHLQQYAAAYQQHLAAYEQLTSEKEALHKQLLLQTQLMDQLQHEEVQGKMAAEIARQELQKTQERLEATSQENQQLQAQLSLLALPGEGDVEEEEEAPRPSLTIPEDLDSKEAMVAFFNTAIASAEETQAQLRMQLKEQKARCRSLAHLAAPVQSKLEKEAVVPRSVSDSVSEESNQALHVAMEKLQSRFLEVMQEKVELKERVEELEHCCIQLSGETDTIGEYIALYQNQRAVLKARHLEKEEYINRLAQDKEEMKVKLLELQELVLRLVNERNDWQSKFLAVSQNPADVPTTVPTGSQEFGAAAAEQQGDLREVSLADSVETTQGDAGAPAPPENHTAQQIMQLLREIQNPQERPGLGSNPCIPFFYRADENDEVKIMVV, from the exons AGCCACGACGCTGGCAATTGTTCTAACCTCATGGAGGAGACCAA GACTTTCTCATCAACTGAGAGTCTGCGACAACTTTCTCAACAGCTCAATGGGCTTGTGTCTGAG ACTACATCCTACATCAATGGGGAGGGCCTCGTGTCTTCCAACATGAAGGAACTGGAG AGCCGGTACCAAGAGCTAGCCGGAGCCCTGGACTCCAGCTatgtaacaaacaaacaactcagtAGCACGATAGAGGAATTG aaacaacagaacCAAGATACTCTGGATCAACTGGAAAAA GAGAAGAAGGATTATCAGCAGAAGTTGGCAAAGGAGCAGGGAGCTCTCAGGGAACAACTGCAG GTTCACATTCAGACCATAGGCATCCTGGTGTCTGAGAAGGCAGAATTACAGACCGCCCTGGCCCACACGCAGCAAGCAGCCAGGCAGAAAGCAG GAGAGTCAGAGGATCTCGCCAGCCGTCTCCAGTCTTCCCGACAGCGTGTGGGAGAGCTAGAGCGGACCTTGTCTACTGTGTCAACGcaacagaaacaagcagacaGG TACAACAAGGACCTAACCAAAGAGCGAGATGCCCTCAAGCTGGAGTTGTATAAGAACAA CAAAAATAACGAAGATCTGAGGCAGCAGAACTCAGAACTGGAAGAGAAACTTAGAATCTTGGTGGCGGAAAAAACAGCTGCACAGTTGGGGGTGGAGGAGCTGCAGAAGAAGCTGGAAATGTCGGAGCTGCTGCTGCAACAG TTCTCTAGCCAGTCTGAGGCCTCCGATAGTAACCAGCAGCTACAACATGTCATGGAGGAGCGGGCTCAGCTAGAGACCCACGTAGGCCAG CTGATGGAGTCGCTGAAACAGCTCCAGATGGAGAGAGACCAGTATGCAGAGACCCTGAAAGGAGAGAGTGCCATGTGGCAGCAGAGGGTGCAGCAGATGGCAGAGCAG GTGCACAcactgaaggaagagaaggaacacagagaaagtCAGGTacaggagctggaggccagcttggCGGAACTCAGGAGTCAGACGG AGGAGCCACCACCCCCACAGCCTCCAGCTGGGCCCTCCGAGGTGGAAGAGCGGCTGCAGGGAGAGGTTGAGCAGCTGCAGAACGAACTGGAGAAGCTGACGGGACAACTGAGGGCCCAGGTACAGGACAATGAGAGCCTGAGCCTCCTGAACCGGGAGCAGGAGGAGCGGCTGCTGGAGCTGGAGCGGGCTGCAGAGCGCTGGAGTGAGCAGGCGGAGGAGCGCAAGCAGATCCTGGAGAGCATGCAGAGTGACCGCACCACCATCAGCAGAGCGCTGTCACAGAACCGCGAGCTAAAGGAGCAGTTGGCTGAGCTGCAGAACGGCTTTGTCAGGCTG ACCAATGAGAACATGGAGATTACCAGTGCGCTGCAGTCAGAGCAGCACGTCAAGAAAGAGCTGGCCAAGAAGTTGGGCGAGCTGCAGGAGAGGCTGGGAGAGCTAAAAGAGACA GTGGAGCTGAAGAGCCAAGAAGCACAGGGTCTGCAGGAGCAGCGAGACCAGTGTCTGTCCCACCTGCAGCAGTACGCTGCCGCCTACCAACAGCACTTGGCTGCCTATGAGCAGCTTACCTCCGAGAAGGAGGCACTGCACAAGCAGCTTCTACTGCAGACACAGCTCATGGACCAGTTGCAGCATGAGGAGGTACAGGGCAAGATGGCCGCTGAAATTGCCCGCCAGGAGTTGCAAAAGACCCAG GAGCGCCTGGAAGCCACCAGCCAGGAGAACCAGCAGCTCCAGGCCCAGCTGAGCCTCTTGGCTCTCCCTGGGGAAG GagatgtggaggaggaggaggaggctcctCGGCCTAGTCTGACTATCCCAGAAGACCTAGACAGTAAAGAGGCCATG GTGGCGTTCTTTAACACAGCTATAGCCAGTGCTGAGGAGACGCAGGCCCAACTACGCATGCAGTTGAAAGAGCAAAAGGCACGTTGCCGGAGCTTGGCTCACCTGGCAGCTCCAGTCCAAAGTAAGCTCGAAAAGGAGGCAGTGGTTCCCAGGAGTGTGAGTGACTCTGTGTCTGAGGAGAGCAACCAGGCCCTACATGTAGCCATGGAGAAGCTGCAG AGTCGCTTCTTGGAGGTCATGCAGGAGAAAGTAGAGCTCAAGGAGAGGGTAGAGGAACTTGAACATTGCTGCATCCAGCTTTCTGGAGAGACGGACACCATTG GAGAGTACATTGCTCTCTACCAAAACCAGAGGGCAGTGCTAAAGGCTCGGCACTTGGAGAAGGAGGAATACATTAACAGGCTAGCCCAGGACAAGGAGGAGATGAAG GTAAAGCTGCTAGAGTTACAGGAGCTGGTGTTGAGGCTTGTGAACGAGCGCAATGATTGGCAGAGCAAATTTCTGGCAGTCTCTCAGAACCCTGCTGATGTGCCCACCACAGTGCCCACGGGCTCCCAGGAAtttggagctgctgctgctgagcagCAGGGTG ACCTTAGGGAGGTGAGCCTGGCTGACAGTGTAGAGACTACACAAGGAGATGCTGGGGCGCCTGCTCCCCCTGAGAACCATACTGCACAGCAGATCATGCAGCTGCTGCGTGAGATCCAGAATCCCCAGGAGCGTCCAGGCCTGGGCAGCAACCCTTGCATCCCCTTTTTCTACCGTGCTGATGAGAATGACGAAGTGAAAATCATGGTTGTCTAA
- the Golga2 gene encoding golgin subfamily A member 2 isoform X6, with product MWPPRFPPPHPGMSEETRQSKLAAAKKKLREYQQKNSPGVPAGAKKKKKIKNGSSPEKTTASDCQSPEDIQDILKVLVSDLNRSNGVSLPPLDKRKSHDAGNCSNLMEETKTFSSTESLRQLSQQLNGLVSETTSYINGEGLVSSNMKELEKQQNQDTLDQLEKEKKDYQQKLAKEQGALREQLQVHIQTIGILVSEKAELQTALAHTQQAARQKAGESEDLASRLQSSRQRVGELERTLSTVSTQQKQADRYNKDLTKERDALKLELYKNNKNNEDLRQQNSELEEKLRILVAEKTAAQLGVEELQKKLEMSELLLQQFSSQSEASDSNQQLQHVMEERAQLETHVGQLMESLKQLQMERDQYAETLKGESAMWQQRVQQMAEQVHTLKEEKEHRESQVQELEASLAELRSQTEEPPPPQPPAGPSEVEERLQGEVEQLQNELEKLTGQLRAQVQDNESLSLLNREQEERLLELERAAERWSEQAEERKQILESMQSDRTTISRALSQNRELKEQLAELQNGFVRLTNENMEITSALQSEQHVKKELAKKLGELQERLGELKETVELKSQEAQGLQEQRDQCLSHLQQYAAAYQQHLAAYEQLTSEKEALHKQLLLQTQLMDQLQHEEVQGKMAAEIARQELQKTQERLEATSQENQQLQAQLSLLALPGEGDVEEEEEAPRPSLTIPEDLDSKEAMVAFFNTAIASAEETQAQLRMQLKEQKARCRSLAHLAAPVQSKLEKEAVVPRSVSDSVSEESNQALHVAMEKLQSRFLEVMQEKVELKERVEELEHCCIQLSGETDTIGEYIALYQNQRAVLKARHLEKEEYINRLAQDKEEMKVKLLELQELVLRLVNERNDWQSKFLAVSQNPADVPTTVPTGSQEFGAAAAEQQGDLREVSLADSVETTQGDAGAPAPPENHTAQQIMQLLREIQNPQERPGLGSNPCIPFFYRADENDEVKIMVV from the exons AGCCACGACGCTGGCAATTGTTCTAACCTCATGGAGGAGACCAA GACTTTCTCATCAACTGAGAGTCTGCGACAACTTTCTCAACAGCTCAATGGGCTTGTGTCTGAG ACTACATCCTACATCAATGGGGAGGGCCTCGTGTCTTCCAACATGAAGGAACTGGAG aaacaacagaacCAAGATACTCTGGATCAACTGGAAAAA GAGAAGAAGGATTATCAGCAGAAGTTGGCAAAGGAGCAGGGAGCTCTCAGGGAACAACTGCAG GTTCACATTCAGACCATAGGCATCCTGGTGTCTGAGAAGGCAGAATTACAGACCGCCCTGGCCCACACGCAGCAAGCAGCCAGGCAGAAAGCAG GAGAGTCAGAGGATCTCGCCAGCCGTCTCCAGTCTTCCCGACAGCGTGTGGGAGAGCTAGAGCGGACCTTGTCTACTGTGTCAACGcaacagaaacaagcagacaGG TACAACAAGGACCTAACCAAAGAGCGAGATGCCCTCAAGCTGGAGTTGTATAAGAACAA CAAAAATAACGAAGATCTGAGGCAGCAGAACTCAGAACTGGAAGAGAAACTTAGAATCTTGGTGGCGGAAAAAACAGCTGCACAGTTGGGGGTGGAGGAGCTGCAGAAGAAGCTGGAAATGTCGGAGCTGCTGCTGCAACAG TTCTCTAGCCAGTCTGAGGCCTCCGATAGTAACCAGCAGCTACAACATGTCATGGAGGAGCGGGCTCAGCTAGAGACCCACGTAGGCCAG CTGATGGAGTCGCTGAAACAGCTCCAGATGGAGAGAGACCAGTATGCAGAGACCCTGAAAGGAGAGAGTGCCATGTGGCAGCAGAGGGTGCAGCAGATGGCAGAGCAG GTGCACAcactgaaggaagagaaggaacacagagaaagtCAGGTacaggagctggaggccagcttggCGGAACTCAGGAGTCAGACGG AGGAGCCACCACCCCCACAGCCTCCAGCTGGGCCCTCCGAGGTGGAAGAGCGGCTGCAGGGAGAGGTTGAGCAGCTGCAGAACGAACTGGAGAAGCTGACGGGACAACTGAGGGCCCAGGTACAGGACAATGAGAGCCTGAGCCTCCTGAACCGGGAGCAGGAGGAGCGGCTGCTGGAGCTGGAGCGGGCTGCAGAGCGCTGGAGTGAGCAGGCGGAGGAGCGCAAGCAGATCCTGGAGAGCATGCAGAGTGACCGCACCACCATCAGCAGAGCGCTGTCACAGAACCGCGAGCTAAAGGAGCAGTTGGCTGAGCTGCAGAACGGCTTTGTCAGGCTG ACCAATGAGAACATGGAGATTACCAGTGCGCTGCAGTCAGAGCAGCACGTCAAGAAAGAGCTGGCCAAGAAGTTGGGCGAGCTGCAGGAGAGGCTGGGAGAGCTAAAAGAGACA GTGGAGCTGAAGAGCCAAGAAGCACAGGGTCTGCAGGAGCAGCGAGACCAGTGTCTGTCCCACCTGCAGCAGTACGCTGCCGCCTACCAACAGCACTTGGCTGCCTATGAGCAGCTTACCTCCGAGAAGGAGGCACTGCACAAGCAGCTTCTACTGCAGACACAGCTCATGGACCAGTTGCAGCATGAGGAGGTACAGGGCAAGATGGCCGCTGAAATTGCCCGCCAGGAGTTGCAAAAGACCCAG GAGCGCCTGGAAGCCACCAGCCAGGAGAACCAGCAGCTCCAGGCCCAGCTGAGCCTCTTGGCTCTCCCTGGGGAAG GagatgtggaggaggaggaggaggctcctCGGCCTAGTCTGACTATCCCAGAAGACCTAGACAGTAAAGAGGCCATG GTGGCGTTCTTTAACACAGCTATAGCCAGTGCTGAGGAGACGCAGGCCCAACTACGCATGCAGTTGAAAGAGCAAAAGGCACGTTGCCGGAGCTTGGCTCACCTGGCAGCTCCAGTCCAAAGTAAGCTCGAAAAGGAGGCAGTGGTTCCCAGGAGTGTGAGTGACTCTGTGTCTGAGGAGAGCAACCAGGCCCTACATGTAGCCATGGAGAAGCTGCAG AGTCGCTTCTTGGAGGTCATGCAGGAGAAAGTAGAGCTCAAGGAGAGGGTAGAGGAACTTGAACATTGCTGCATCCAGCTTTCTGGAGAGACGGACACCATTG GAGAGTACATTGCTCTCTACCAAAACCAGAGGGCAGTGCTAAAGGCTCGGCACTTGGAGAAGGAGGAATACATTAACAGGCTAGCCCAGGACAAGGAGGAGATGAAG GTAAAGCTGCTAGAGTTACAGGAGCTGGTGTTGAGGCTTGTGAACGAGCGCAATGATTGGCAGAGCAAATTTCTGGCAGTCTCTCAGAACCCTGCTGATGTGCCCACCACAGTGCCCACGGGCTCCCAGGAAtttggagctgctgctgctgagcagCAGGGTG ACCTTAGGGAGGTGAGCCTGGCTGACAGTGTAGAGACTACACAAGGAGATGCTGGGGCGCCTGCTCCCCCTGAGAACCATACTGCACAGCAGATCATGCAGCTGCTGCGTGAGATCCAGAATCCCCAGGAGCGTCCAGGCCTGGGCAGCAACCCTTGCATCCCCTTTTTCTACCGTGCTGATGAGAATGACGAAGTGAAAATCATGGTTGTCTAA